One part of the Candida albicans SC5314 chromosome R, complete sequence genome encodes these proteins:
- a CDS encoding uncharacterized protein (Predicted membrane transporter, member of the L-amino acid transporter-3 (LAT3) family, major facilitator superfamily (MFS)): protein MRSQLPPLTTRITQIICAIAWCLVAAGPVFGFAAIKPIFISQHIYENKCDLSTTTTTTTTTTTTTTTNEFISNDAKCVEQDLSLNFLFTIACMVTNISALPVGSILDSYGPKITGIIGSILLTLGSLSLKFASHIEKIQIFDGYLIGYTLLALAGPFVFISCFQLANCFPQNSGLILALLTGAFDSSSALFLFYRLYYTNVSPISIDKFFTLYLIVPIFIFLCQMFIMPKDSYKTVGTLAKIAETGIDETGKPLDSNLLTPEDQQQQQQRDNSATAAIVDVTEYYQPTISETTSLLMRRASAPTSRRESTASRMSYSSIKSRYEQEADSKLIHSSGGVFGVLHGYSITEQLNSGWFILMTLFTTIQMLRINYFVATIKSQELYLYHGNESLATTINHFFDLALPLGGIFSIPFIGLILDNLTTLTALYILTGLSLFIGVAGLVSWLPATYAGIIVLVVYRPFYYTAVSDFCAKVFGYDNFGTVYGTIIAFSGVCNILQQVMDKATHEFFNMNPGPINTLLVVLTAVFGFALIIFVKSKEAHIKRKNLEMEAQDASNRPVPV from the coding sequence ATGAGATCTCAACTTCCTCCattaacaacaagaatCACACAAATCATATGTGCCATTGCTTGGTGTTTAGTAGCAGCAGGACCAGTATTTGGCTTTGCGGCAATTAAACCAATATTTATATCTCAACATAtttatgaaaataaatgtgatttatcaacaacaacaacaacaacaacaacaacaacaacaacaaccactaCAAATGAATTTATATCTAATGACGCTAAATGTGTTGAACAAGATTTatcattgaattttttatttactATTGCTTGTATGGTGACTAATATATCGGCATTGCCTGTCGGGTCAATATTAGATTCTTATGGACCGAAAATTACCGGGATTATAggatcaattttattaacttTAGGATCATTAAGTTTAAAATTTGCTTCACATATTGAAAagattcaaatatttgatgGTTATTTGATAGGTTATACATTATTAGCCCTTGCTGGACCATTTGTATTTATATCATGTTTCCAATTAGCTAATTGTTTCCCGCAAAATCTGGGATTAATTTTAGCTTTATTAACTGGAGCATTTGATTCTTCATCagcattatttttattttatcgATTATATTATACGAATGTttcaccaatttcaattgataaatttttcacattatatttaattgttccaatttttattttcttatGTCAAATGTTTATCATGCCTAAGGATTCTTATAAAACCGTTGGTACTTTGGCGAAAATTGCTGAAACGGGGATTGATGAAACTGGTAAACCATTGGATagtaatttattaacaCCTGaagatcaacaacaacaacaacagcgTGATAATTCAGCAACAGCGGCTATAGTTGATGTTACAGAATATTATCAACCAACAATATCAGAAACTACTTCATTACTTATGAGAAGAGCTTCAGCTCCAACAAGTAGAAGAGAATCAACGGCACTGAGAATGTCATATAGTTCAATTAAATCTCGTTATGAACAAGAGGCTGATTctaaattaattcattCATCTGGTGGAGTATTTGGTGTTTTACATGGTTATTCAATTactgaacaattgaattctGGTTGGTTTATATTAATGACGTTATTTACCACGATTCAAATGTTaagaattaattattttgttgcCACAATTAAATCACAAGAACTTTATTTATATCATGGTAATGAATCATTAGCAACCACCataaatcattttttcGATTTAGCATTACCTTTAGGTGggattttttcaattccatTCATTGGATTAATTTTAGATAATTTGACTACATTAACTGCATTATATATCTTGACGGGACTTTCATTATTCATTGGGGTTGCTGGATTAGTATCTTGGTTACCTGCCACTTATGCTGGGATTATAGTTCTTGTGGTTTATAGACCATTTTATTATACTGCCGTGAGTGATTTTTGTGCTAAAGTATTTGGGTATGATAATTTTGGTACCGTTTATGGAACCATTATTGCCTTTTCCGGGGTATGTAATATTTTACAACAAGTTATGGATAAAGCTACtcatgaatttttcaatatgaATCCAGGTCCTATAAATACATTGTTAGTAGTATTGACGGCAGTGTTTGGTTTTgctttaataatatttgttaaatcaaaagaagctcatattaaaagaaaaaatttagaaatGGAAGCTCAAGATGCTTCAAATAGGCCAGTACCagtataa
- a CDS encoding uncharacterized protein (Ortholog of C. dubliniensis CD36 : Cd36_30140, C. parapsilosis CDC317 : CPAR2_204040, Candida tenuis NRRL Y-1498 : CANTEDRAFT_114703 and Debaryomyces hansenii CBS767 : DEHA2G22880g), whose amino-acid sequence MFGNQITERKGLDLTIPHNNTTKKKSIFKILFITLVIISSGIFLYSSTTTITSYFCYHKQQSTNSISNIPAKIDIDVPLSIEQTNVDINVAVRELIDKKNVESIGLEYIIKREDKKGDNTDDNNKDDNNNDDSKKKSKPIYDQPGMRFVFALFAFVFLNMIAICIHHIYMKITNAANAYKTVDDEISPF is encoded by the coding sequence ATGTTTGGAAATCAAATAACTGAAAGGAAAGGTCTTGATTTGACGATCCCACATAATAACACAACTAAGAAGAAActgattttcaaaattttatttattacaTTAGTCATTATATCAAGTGGAATTTTCTtatattcatcaacaacaacaataacatcATATTTTTGTTATCATAAGCAACAACTGACAAATCTGATTTCTAATATTCCTGCAAAAATAGATATTGATGTACCCTTGTCAATAGAACAAACAAATGTTGATATTAATGTTGCCGTTCGAGAactaattgataaaaaaaatgttgaatCCATTGGTCTAGAGTATATTATTAAACGAGAAGACAAGAAAGGGGATAATACAGatgacaacaacaaggaCGACAATAACAACGATGAttctaaaaagaaatcaaaaccTATATATGATCAACCAGGTATGAGATTTGTATTTGCTTTATTTgcctttgtttttttaaatatgaTTGCCATTTGTATTCATCATATTTATATGAAAATAACCAATGCAGCCAATGCTTATAAAactgttgatgatgaaatttcaCCATTTTAA
- the RPB8 gene encoding DNA-directed RNA polymerase core subunit (Putative subunit of RNA polymerases I, II, and III; regulated by Gcn4p; repressed in response to amino acid starvation (3-aminotriazole treatment); heterozygous null mutant exhibits resistance to parnafungin), with amino-acid sequence MSGILFEDMFIVDSTDPGRYNKVCRITGHSSTSKDITITLDINKELFPVQNHDSLTITLASSLGNESSMITSNGSWRPPKPDERSLADDYDYVMYGTVYKFEENADNDKMAVYISFGGLLMRLEGGYRSLSNLKQENAYILIRHYKDN; translated from the coding sequence ATGTCAGGaatattatttgaagaTATGTTTATTGTGGATTCAACAGATCCAGGAAGATACAATAAAGTATGCAGAATAACAGGAcattcatcaacatcaaaagATATTACCATCACATTAGatataaataaagaattattcCCGGTTCAAAACCATGATTCATTAACTATTACATTAGCATCTTCATTAGGTAATGAATCATCAATGATTACTTCAAATGGATCATGGAGACCACCTAAACCTGATGAAAGATCATTAGctgatgattatgattatgTTATGTATGGTACtgtttataaatttgaagaaaatgctgataatgataaaatggcagtttatatttcttttggtGGATTATTGATGAGGTTAGAAGGTGGTTATCGTTCATTATCTAatttaaaacaagaaaatgcTTATATTTTGATTCGTCATTATAAAGAcaattaa
- the MVB12 gene encoding Mvb12p (ESCRT-I complex subunit with a role in multivesicular body (MVB) trafficking; mutant displays growth defect on alkaline medium; Hap43p-repressed gene) has translation MIDTDKPDPILKQVPLIKNPAFQPPRPITLSNNYNKLIPTLSSTVVPPKLNISDTEIDSWLNEIRSLREQIKNKQTNDNNRQCTKYENWIREQSNKIAPGFNYTVMQPQKSMRNQERKLTTKKEEEEQEEEESDDNNDNDKDNGSGYDEMNELDRIFGTTKLN, from the exons atgattGATACAGATAAAC CGGATCCAATCTTAAAACAAGTTCcattaatcaaaaatcCCGCATTTCAGCCACCAAGACCAATCACTTTaagtaataattataataaattaattccTACATTATCATCAACGGTAGTCCCAcctaaattaaatatatcTGATACAGAAATTGATAGTTGGTTGAATGAAATACGATCACTTCGtgaacaaatcaaaaataagcaaactaatgataataatcgACAATGTACTAAATATGAAAATTGGATTCGAGAACAAAGTAATAAAATTGCACCTGGATTTAATTATACAGTTATGCAACCACAGAAATCAATGAGAAATCAAGAAAGGAAACTAACtaccaaaaaagaagaagaagaacaagaggaggaggaaagtgatgataataatgataatgataaagatAATGGATCTGGTTATGATGAAATGAATGAATTAGATAGAATATTTGGGACAAcgaaattaaattga
- the MNT4 gene encoding Mnt4p (Predicted alpha-1,3-mannosyltransferase with a role in protein glycosylation; induced in low iron): MKFHLKRYVIVTSILLSFFLLFRRQFLPLTQRQPNPINNELVSFDLIKQRNKFENPIYAKWKLSSSSPLETDLTTRCNDYFQQLLTQENFQINYHDSGYKTEPFVYKRKKWLKERIRSLRKQYKFDKNKDKYDFDQIAKQEFSIVSKNQSIHELNIYQHFSHTRIFGKCFATNNNNNNNNGVINMENPQSNQLCKSFVQKLYPWMSGNLPIFERNKERSPPQLDDSTDCIIEQIYKNSKGKGKGIIIPLMTQDKSNNQIQNIGRLIKVLRGLNNTLPIEITFMELITPEAKQQLYDIATSDSQMYPTKQDIAFVDLSPTTTNQVKGSISDSSIITLSSIFTSFEEFIILNQHIIPLIELTKFFNNERYKLHGTYFFKSPSKLKYRTTKFNIGFHEIASFIKNQLIPNKFDKHYFNLYQKGSENGDEVTIDRFFNYQFNNLIDSSLIIFNKSKTLSGLLISGNFEFLYHDDLFNIRINNTPTKTKMDYLWLGQYISGINEQIIFNFNYAIMPGILTPSQNLPKDSIECLEICSSSWGQLSDIDDISLLYITSHQLQNWLNHQKFFESLLKDKYEFKFNELVDNFLITNTNTNTNTNTNTNGNTNDKDSTKLTMGRIDLSIFEKIKTQPLKIETIIRPPTLIEPINVLGYNEPDQAWVHQDDFDRIGQNGQGQGQGQGHPFYCVYSSIGDPLKEGIRGLSINVEQSLQKKYKKLIEIWLQD; encoded by the coding sequence ATGAAGTTCCATCTTAAAAGATATGTCATAGTTACTTCAATACTACTatcttttttcttattattcAGACGACAATTTCTTCCCCTAACCCAACGACAACCAAATccaattaataatgaacTAGTTTCATTTGATCTAATCAAACAACgcaataaatttgaaaacccAATATATGCCAAATGGAAATTATCATCGTCAAGTCCTTTAGAAACTGATTTAACTACACGATGTAATGATTATTTCCAACAATTATTAACTcaagaaaattttcaaatcaattatcacGATAGTGGTTATAAAACTGAACCTTTTGTATataaaaggaaaaaatggcttaaagaaagaattagaTCACTTCGtaaacaatataaatttgataaaaataaagataaatatgattttgatcaaattgCTAAACAAGAATTTTCCATTGTTAGTAAAaaccaatcaattcatgaattaaatatttatcaacatTTTTCTCATACAAGAATATTTGGTAAATGTTTTGctacaaataataataataataataataatggagTGATTAATATGGAAAATCcacaatcaaatcaattatgtAAATCatttgttcaaaaattaTATCCTTGGATGAGTGGGAATTTGCCcatatttgaaagaaataaagaGAGATCACCACCACAATTGGATGATTCTACTGATTGtataattgaacaaatatataaaaatagTAAAGGGAAAGGGAAAGGGATCATAATCCCTTTGATGACACaagataaatcaaataatcaaattcaaaatattggtCGTTTAATTAAAGTTTTAAGAGGATTAAATAATACTTTACCCATTGAAATCACATTTATGGAATTAATAACACCAGAAGCAAAACAGCAATTATATGATATAGCAACATCTGATTCACAAATGTACCCCACTAAACAAGATATAGCATTTGTTGATCTTTCACCAACTACCACTAATCAAGTTAAGGGTTCCATTTCTGATAGTTCAATAATCACATTAAGTTCAATATTTACAtcatttgaagaatttattattttaaatcaacatATTATTccattaattgaattaacaaaatttttcaataatgaaagATATAAATTACATGGaacatatttttttaaatcacctagtaaattaaaatatcGTACAActaaatttaatattggATTTCATGAAATTGCttcatttataaaaaatcaattaattcccaataaatttgataaacatTATTTCAATCTATACCAAAAGGGATCAGAAAATGGTGATGAGGTAACTATTGAtagatttttcaattatcaatttaataatttaattgattcatcattaataattttcaataaatcgAAAACATTAAGTGGATTATTGATTAGTGggaattttgaatttttatatcatgatgatttattcaACATTAGAATCAATAATACACCAACGAAAACCAAAATGGATTATTTATGGTTAGGACAATATATATCTGGTATAAATGaacaaattatatttaatttcaattatgCAATTATGCCAGGGATTTTAACTCCATCACAAAATTTACCTAAAGATCTGATTGAATGTTTAGAAATTTGTTCATCTTCTTGGGGTCAATTAtctgatattgatgatatttcattattatatattacttctcatcaattacaaaattggttaaatcatcaaaaatttttcgaatctttattgaaagataaatatgaatttaaatttaatgaattagttgataattttttaatcacaaacaccaacaccaacaccaacaccaacaccaatacCAATGGTAACACTAATGATAAAGACTCGACAAAATTAACTATGGgaagaattgatttatcaatttttgaaaaaataaaaactcaaccattaaaaattgaaactatTATTCGTCCACCAACTTTAATTGAACCAATCAATGTATTAGGTTATAATGAACCAGATCAAGCTTGGGTTCATCAAGATGATTTTGATCGAATTGGACAAAATGGTCAAGGTCAAGGTCAAGGTCAAGGTCATCCATTTTATTGTGTATATAGTTCAATTGGTGATCCTTTAAAAGAAGGGATTAGAGGATTATCTATTAATGTTGAACAAagtttacaaaaaaaatataagaaattaattgaaatttggtTACAAGATTAA
- the RPS3 gene encoding 40S ribosomal protein uS3 (Ribosomal protein S3; Hog1, Hap43-induced; grepressed upon phagocytosis by murine macrophage; present in exponential and stationary phase cells; Spider biofilm repressed) yields the protein MVNAILSKKKKLVADGVFYAELNEFFTRELAEQGYAGVEVRKTPSKLEVIVKASNTQGVLGEQGRRIHELTSLIVKRFKLSPEGIAIYAERVEERGLSAAVQAEALKAKLLSGLPIRRAAYGVLRFAMGAGAKGVEVVISGKLRAARAKSQKYADGFMIHSGQPTRDFIDIAIRHVLMRQGVLGIKVKIMKDPAANRFGPRALPDAVKIAEAKDEDEVIPAPTVKSYKQTAEDETETDAPVEAEAEVEATA from the coding sequence atggttaACGCTATCTTATctaagaaaaagaaattagtAGCTGACGGTGTCTTCTACGCTGAATTGAACGAATTCTTCACCAGAGAATTAGCTGAACAAGGTTATGCTGGTGTTGAAGTTAGAAAAACTCCATCTAAATTGGAAGTTATTGTTAAAGCTTCTAACACTCAAGGTGTTTTAGGTGAACAAGGTAGAAGAATCCATGAATTAACTTCATTGATTGTTAAAAGATTCAAATTATCTCCAGAAGGTATTGCCATTTATGCTGAAAGAGTTGAAGAAAGAGGTTTATCTGCTGCTGTTCAAGCTGAAGCTTTGAAAGCCAAATTATTGTCTGGTTTACCAATTAGAAGAGCTGCTTATGGTGTTTTAAGATTTGCTATGGGTGCCGGTGCTAAAGGTGTTGAAGTTGTTATCTCTGGTAAATTAAGAGCTGCTAGAGCTAAATCTCAAAAATATGCTGATGGTTTTATGATTCATTCTGGTCAACCAACTAGAGATTTCATTGATATTGCCATTAGACATGTTTTAATGAGACAAGGTGTTTTGGGTATCAAAGTTAAAATTATGAAAGATCCAGCTGCTAATAGATTTGGTCCAAGAGCTTTACCAGATGCTGTTAAAATTGCTGAAGctaaagatgaagatgaagttATTCCAGCTCCAACTGTTAAATCTTATAAACAAACTGCTGAAGATGAAACTGAAACTGATGCTCCAGTTGAAGCTGAAGCTGAAGTTGAAGCTACTGCTTAA
- a CDS encoding uncharacterized protein (Protein of unknown function; Hap43-induced; rat catheter and Spider biofilm induced): MEQPTQFLQLSTESSEPFIIPNVSPVSSPKLLAKSTTDEQEEERNISGKLPKMGMMMNILKPLVVISEKEEEQEEEEDAEKLIEDDAELISTRKLSILDLN, encoded by the coding sequence ATGGAACAACCAACACaatttttacaattatCTACTGAAAGTTCTGAACCATTTATAATTCCAAATGTTTCCCCCGTATCAAGTCCGAAATTACTTgccaaatcaacaacagatgaacaagaagaagaaagaaatattaGTGGCAAATTACCAAAAATGGgtatgatgatgaatattttgaaaccaTTAGTTGTAATTtctgaaaaagaagaagaacaagaagaagaagaagacgctgaaaaattgattgaagatGATGCTGAATTAATATCAACTAGAAAATTATCTATACTTGATTTGAACTAA
- a CDS encoding uncharacterized protein (Has domain(s) with predicted myosin binding activity) encodes MNFDRFNPLSNYLYSSGNKNSSSPATKTAKQGSELTVPTESTHHNVVDDHDDLGGEMSDWGIEESTQTTNIKSINNLNSNNNNNNITHGLLSSPSITSNSTTTSNHGNYNKINGIHINQNQHQNQNQNQNQNQLIDDFFPLPPPQPSYIHNQPQHHHHHHHHQSQVSSSQQNHYYNHPLRKLSTTSSSQPISTPIGPESESEPDFKYYYDTLIDNQISFNTENFSKFIKRYLSLENKLNEFWEKFKYNLILSNLLEDSMVLSKNETNLNNLEQNNNNTSPDKGLQRFNGNSFIYSINDDGTILKILNRQYELNYNYNYNNMKIIISVILMIIYLLKQQQLMSYQHHHNYGLSIKIQFKLFKIIIYISMKLIKVKKFKLIIESNQILLNLQKFLILNYKINKKLIIQLINLKGDQLNLISNSSGGGGDGFEQQLKQYLFNILSLLNLNLQNSIIKLLPFMNGELLEQYCLMNNIKIDILNQDNEIISTVGRGYTLGSNSNSNSSCLDNVKFHFKKFDNLRKLFICQLLIINQPSKPNFFLFKLMDQFNIDDSNSSSSFSENFFNNSVPIFDSLRLKIIHDLLIDHNLTLSNINGLFEKFEFVNQKTSTIDTTSNNTTTKDLVNDLNNSFSSKSHLDELINKLSNLTINLKYFQKYNNSIKNFHNIDEHQDKLLIFNQFKQDLNNIKSLYKSSLIDLNHEIDNNPQNFILPGPGSPTNTTTTTTTTTISSPTNSNGNRFSLKEFSIKKRSSITTPTPPLTTTHSSNGNGNGNVNVNVNSKRFSGAFTVIQPNRFSSITNISEIEDFNI; translated from the coding sequence ATGAATTTCGATAGGTTTAATCCTCTATCgaattatttatattcttctggtaataaaaattcatcTTCCCCAGCAACAAAAACAGCAAAACAGGGTTCAGAATTGACAGTGCCGACAGAATCAACACATCATAATGTTGTTGACGACCACGACGACCTTGGAGGTGAAATGAGTGATTGGGGCATTGAAGAATCAACTCAAACAACTAATATTAAATCtattaacaatttgaatagtaataataataataataatatcactcatggattattatcatcaccTTCAATTACATCAAATTCTACAACTACATCAAATCATggaaattataataaaataaatggAATTCATATAAATCAGAATCAacaccaaaaccaaaaccaaaaccaaaaccaaaaccaattaattgatgattttttcCCTCTACCTCCTCCACAACCATCATATATACATAATCAACcacaacatcatcatcatcatcatcatcatcaatcaCAAGTATCGTCACTGCAGCAAAACCATTATTATAATCATCCATTACGTAAACTAAGTACTACGCTGCTGCTGCAACCAATTTCAACACCAATAGGACCTGAATCTGAATCTGAACctgatttcaaatattattatgacACACTCATAGATAATCAAATATCATTTAATACTGAAAATTTTagtaaatttattaaacgatatttatcattagaaaataaattgaatgaattttgggaaaaatttaaatataatttaattttatcaaatttattagaagATTCAATGGTATTATctaaaaatgaaactaaTCTCAATAATCTAGagcaaaacaataataatactagCCCTGATAAGGGGTTGCAAAGGTTTAATGGcaattcattcatttattcaattaatgatgatggaacaatattaaaaattttgaatcgacaatatgaattgaattataattataattataataatatgaaaatcattatatcggtgatattaatgataatttatttattaaaacaacaacaattaatgTCATATCAACATCACCATAATTATGGgttatcaattaaaattcaatttaaattatttaaaattataatttatatatcaatgaaattaattaaagtgaaaaaatttaaattaataattgaatcaaatcaaattttattaaatttacaaaaatttttaatattaaattataaaattaataaaaaattaattattcaattgataaatctaAAAGGagatcaattgaatttgatatctaatagtagtggtggtggtggtgatggatttgaacaacaattgaaacaatatttatttaatattttactgttattgaatttaaatttacaaaattctataatcaaattattaccaTTTATGAATGGAGAATTATTAGAACAATATTGTttaatgaataatattaaaattgatatattaaatcaagataatgaaataataTCAACTGTTGGACGTGGTTATACTTTAGGttctaattctaattctaattctaGTTGTTTGGATAATGttaaatttcattttaaaaaatttgataatttgagaaaattatttatttgtcaattattaataattaatcaaCCTTCAAaacccaatttttttttatttaaattaatggatcaatttaatatcgatgattcaaattcaaGTTCAAGTTTCAGTgagaatttttttaataattctgttcctatttttgattcattaagattaaaaattattcatgatttattaattgatcataatttaacattatcaaatatcaatggattatttgaaaaatttgaatttgtcaACCAAAAGACTTCTACCATAGATACCACGTCCAATAATACTACAACAAAAGATCTTGTTAATGACTTGAATAATTCATTTCTGTCAAAACTGCATTTagatgaattaattaataaattatcaaatttaacgattaatttaaaatattttcaaaaatataataattcaattaaaaatttccataatattgatgaacatcaagataaattattaatttttaatcaatttaaacaagatttaaataatattaaatcattatataaatcatctttaattgatttaaatcatGAGATTGATAATAATCCTCAAAATTTTATCCTACCAGGACCAGGATCACCAACAAATACCACcactacaactacaacaacgACAATTTCAAGTCCAACAAATAGTAATGGGAATCGATTTAgtttaaaagaattttctATAAAGAAACGATCATCAATAACTACACCCACACCACcactaacaacaacacatagtagtaatggtaatggtaatggCAATGTTAATGTTAATGttaattcaaaaagatTTTCTGGAGCATTTACGGTGATTCAACCAAATAGATTTTCTCTGATTACTAATATTTCcgaaattgaagattttaatatataa